Proteins from a genomic interval of Nitrospinaceae bacterium:
- a CDS encoding sulfite exporter TauE/SafE family protein translates to MLATLFFFVAVIYSSVGLGGGSSYTAIMAIFDVNYVLIPTTSLMLNVAVTSVGAANFWRGGHVNWRLITPFLVSSIPMAYLGGLIHLSRQFFYILLLITLTTLAVRIYFFDSLRISLKLESGQKVVFSVVLGGLLGFVAGAVGIGGGIYLVPIIVVFGLGTEKEAAATGSIFIWMNSLSGLLSRMQRGAFDMEMILPLLAAVAVGGYLGSYMGSFRYSPRVVQKVMGIVVVVAIGFLIKRIL, encoded by the coding sequence ATGCTGGCAACACTATTTTTTTTCGTGGCGGTTATCTATTCGAGCGTAGGGCTTGGCGGCGGCTCCTCCTATACCGCCATCATGGCTATTTTTGATGTCAACTATGTGTTGATACCCACCACATCGCTCATGCTGAATGTGGCTGTAACCAGCGTCGGCGCCGCGAATTTTTGGCGAGGAGGACACGTGAACTGGCGGCTGATTACGCCATTTCTCGTCTCCTCGATTCCTATGGCCTACCTCGGTGGATTGATACATCTGTCGAGACAATTTTTTTATATTCTTTTGCTCATCACGCTAACTACCCTTGCCGTGCGCATCTATTTTTTTGATAGCCTACGGATCTCGCTCAAGCTTGAGAGTGGCCAAAAAGTTGTTTTTTCGGTTGTTCTGGGCGGTTTGCTTGGTTTCGTCGCCGGGGCGGTGGGAATCGGCGGCGGTATTTACCTTGTGCCCATTATTGTTGTGTTCGGACTGGGTACGGAAAAAGAAGCGGCGGCCACGGGTTCGATATTCATCTGGATGAATTCGCTCTCAGGGCTCCTCTCGCGGATGCAGCGTGGGGCGTTCGATATGGAAATGATCCTTCCTTTGCTGGCGGCAGTTGCCGTCGGCGGTTATCTTGGCTCCTACATGGGCTCATTTCGTTATTCGCCTCGCGTTGTTCAAAAAGTGATGGGGATTGTGGTCGTTGTTGCCATAGGCTTTTTGATAAAAAGAATTCTTTAG
- a CDS encoding ABC transporter permease — translation MEFLLDGIWEGVLLVLRGDPEVMAASWVTVRVSFGATIVAGLIGLPIAWVLASFRFRGRGVAISIIQTLLGVPTVVIGLIVYGLLSRRGPLGFTDVLFSPTAIVVGLVILSIPIVSVFAMTAISSVDQRARETALTLGASSRQVAWAVLCEARFGLVAAILGAFGRVSSEVGIAMMLGGNIKGYTRTLTTGIALESMKGEFGFGIALGVVLMGIIFAVNLGTRILQKS, via the coding sequence ATGGAATTTTTACTGGATGGAATTTGGGAAGGCGTCCTTCTCGTGCTGCGGGGCGACCCCGAAGTGATGGCTGCCTCATGGGTCACCGTCCGCGTGAGTTTTGGTGCGACCATTGTGGCGGGTTTGATCGGCTTGCCAATTGCGTGGGTACTGGCCTCATTTCGCTTCAGGGGGCGCGGGGTGGCCATCTCTATTATTCAAACTCTGCTTGGCGTGCCCACGGTCGTAATTGGTTTGATCGTTTACGGCCTTCTCTCCCGCCGGGGGCCTTTGGGTTTTACGGATGTTCTGTTTAGTCCGACGGCCATTGTTGTGGGGCTGGTCATTCTCTCGATACCGATAGTTTCTGTTTTCGCGATGACGGCGATCTCCTCTGTGGATCAACGTGCCAGGGAAACGGCTCTTACCCTGGGCGCCTCTTCGCGCCAGGTGGCCTGGGCAGTGTTGTGCGAGGCGAGATTTGGCTTGGTCGCGGCCATTCTGGGGGCCTTCGGGCGGGTGTCCTCCGAGGTGGGCATTGCGATGATGCTCGGGGGAAACATCAAGGGATACACCCGGACCCTTACGACCGGCATCGCTCTTGAGAGCATGAAGGGCGAATTCGGGTTCGGCATCGCGCTGGGTGTGGTGCTCATGGGAATAATATTCGCGGTCAATCTTGGCACACGAATATTACAAAAATCATGA
- a CDS encoding ATP-binding cassette domain-containing protein, protein MLDIEKLAIASGAVTSLSGPNGAGKTTLLRVLAGLLRPERGHVVYMGDSVVWGGGGASHRQRVTLLHQDPFMFRGSVMANVAYGEKVRGASWESAESGARAALDLSGCAHLVERGARELSGGERKRVAMARALAAGAETFLLDEPAAGVDAENTERLREVIAALADKEKTIILSTHQPEWAAHFAEHRISIAYGKIDSLG, encoded by the coding sequence GTGCTTGATATCGAGAAGCTCGCCATCGCATCCGGTGCGGTGACTTCACTATCTGGACCGAATGGCGCCGGGAAGACAACGCTTCTTCGTGTTTTGGCGGGTCTTCTTCGTCCTGAGCGGGGTCATGTTGTTTACATGGGAGATTCGGTTGTCTGGGGCGGCGGGGGGGCCAGCCATAGGCAGCGCGTCACGCTACTTCACCAGGATCCTTTCATGTTCCGAGGCTCGGTAATGGCCAACGTCGCTTATGGGGAGAAGGTACGCGGGGCGAGCTGGGAGAGCGCTGAGTCAGGTGCAAGGGCTGCGCTCGATCTGTCGGGTTGTGCTCACTTGGTTGAAAGAGGTGCTAGAGAATTATCGGGCGGCGAGAGAAAGCGGGTAGCCATGGCGCGAGCGCTCGCGGCGGGCGCCGAGACCTTTTTGCTCGATGAGCCTGCGGCCGGCGTGGATGCCGAGAATACCGAGCGATTGAGAGAGGTGATAGCCGCGCTTGCAGACAAGGAGAAAACCATCATCCTGAGCACCCATCAACCTGAATGGGCGGCGCATTTTGCCGAACATCGAATCAGCATTGCCTATGGAAAGATCGATTCTTTAGGGTGA